CGTGGCATCCGCCCGCGACAGCCCGAGGTCCGCGCGCAAGCGGTCGAGCTCGCGGGCGTGCGGCGTCACGACGACCGGAGCCGCGGCCCCGACGACGAGGTCGAGAGCGCCGGCGTCCACGACGACCGGGAGATCGCCGTTCAGGATGCCGCGCAGCGCCGCCGTCTCCGCGGCGTCGCGCTCGGCGGCATCCGTTCCGGATCCGATGACCCAGGCCTGCACGCGCCCGTCGGCGGTCACCGTCTCGGGGCGGCGCTGCAGCACGAGGTCCTGCGCACGCTCGGGGCCGAGGTAGCGCACCATGCCCGTACCGGTGCGCCACGCGGCTTCGACGCCGAGCATCGCCGCGCCGGGGTACCGGGCCGAGCCGGTGCGGAGCCCCACCACCCCGCGGGAATACTTGTCGTCGAGGGCCGTTGGCCTCCGAAGGGCGTGGGAGGCATCCTCCCCGGTCCATTCCTTCGCCGTCATGATCGCCAGACTAGACGGCCACCAGAGAACGCAAAGGTCCGACGTGAGCACCCTCTTCACACCTCTGTCCGTCCGCGGTATCGAGACGCGCAACCGCCTGTGGGTGTCGCCCATGTGCCAGTACAGCGCGACCGACGGGATGCCGAACGACTGGCACCACGTCCACCTCGCGCAGTTCGCGGCCGGCGGCGCGGGACTCGTGATCGCCGAGGCGACCGCGGTCTCGCCCGAGGGACGCATCTCGCCCGACGACGTCGGACTCTGGAACGACCCGCAAGCCGAGGCCTGGGCGCCCGTCGTCGCGGCGATCCGCGCGCGCGGATCCGTCGCGGGCGTGCAGCTCGGCCACGCCGGTCGCAAGGCCTCGACCACGTCGCCCCTCACCGGCGGCCGCGGCAGCGTCGCGCCCGCCGACGGCGGATGGACCACCGTCGCCCCGTCGGCGCTCGCCTACGACTCGTTCGCCGCACCGGTCGCGCTCGACACCGCGGGCATCGAGAAGGTCGTCACCGATTTCGCGGATGCCGCCCGCCGCGCCGTCGCGGCCGGATTCGAGGTCATCGAGGTCCACGCCGCCCACGGCTACCTCCTGCACCAGTTCCTCTCGCCGCTGACGAACCACCGCGACGACGCCTACGGCGGCTCCTTCGAGAACCGCGTCCGCCTCGTCGTGCGCGTGACCGAGGCCGTCCGTGCCGCCGCGCCCGACGCCGCCGTGTTCGTGCGCTTCTCGGCGACCGACGCCGCCGAGGGCGGGTGGGACCTCGCCGACACCGTGGCCGCCGCGCGCCTGGTCGCGGCTGCGGGCGCCGACCTCATCGACGTGTCCAGCGGCGGGCTCGTCCCCGAGCAGCACATCGTGCCCGGCCCCGGGTACCAGGTGGACTACGCCGCGACGATCCGCCGCGAGACCGGACTGCTCGTCGCCGCCGTCGGCATGATCGACGACCCCACGTTCGGCGAGCAGATCCTCGCGGACGGCCGCGCCGACGCGATCCTGTCGGGCCGGGAATGGCTCCGCGACCCGCACTACGCGCTGCGCGCCGCCGCCGCGCTCGGCGCCCCCGTCCCCGCCCCCGCCCAGTACGTCCGCGCCTACTGACCGCCGCCCCGGCGCCGCCGTAGCCGTAGCCGCCCCGGCCGCCGCAGCCCCGGCCGTAGCCGCCCCGGCCGCCGTAGCCGCAGCCCCAGCCCCAGCCCCGGCCGCCGAGATCACACGATCGGGTCGAGGTCACGCGGTGAGGACGGCGCGAGCGGGGTGATCTCGCACGGAACGTGTGATCTCGCGCGACGCGCGCGGGAGCGCAGAACACCGGATGCCACGGAGCCCAGGGCCCGTGGCATCCGGTGTTCTTCGTCGGGAGCGTCGGTCAGGCGAAGCGGCGACGCGCGGTGGCGTCCTGGACCTCGCCGACGAGCTCCTCGATGACGTCCTCGAGGAAGAGCACCGCCCGCACGTCGCCGGCCTCGTCGCGCACCTGCGCGAGGTGGCGGCCGGAGCGGCGCATGAGCGCGAGGGCGTCCTCGAGGTCGGTCGTCTCGAGCACCGACACCATGTGGTGGATGCGCTTGCTCGGAATGGGGCGCGCCATGTCGGCATCCGACCCGTCCGCCGCGCGGAGCACGTCCTTGAGGTGCACGTACCCGGTGGGGTGGCCGGCCTCGTCGACGATCACGTACCGCGAGTAGCCGTGCTGGGCCACCGCGCGTTCGATCTCGCCGGGCGTGGTCCGCTCCGGGAGGGTGACGAGCTGGGCCATCGGCACGGCGATGTCGGCGGCCTTCTTCTCGGTGAACTCGACGACCGCCGTGACGGTGCCGGCCGAGTCGTCGAGGACCCCCTCCCGCCGCGACTGGTTCACGATGGTGGCGACCTCGTCGAGGGTGAAGGTGGATGCCGCTTCGTCCTTCGGCTCGACGCGGAACAGCCGGAGCACGTGGTTCGCGGTCCAGTTCAGCGCGACGATGATCGGGTAGAACGCCTTCGACACCGCCACGAGCGGCGGGGCGAGCATCAGCACGGCGCGGTCCGGGAGCGAGAACGCGAGGTTCTTCGGGACCATCTCGCCGAACACCACGTGCAGGTACGACACGACCAGCAGCGCCACGATGAACGCCGCGATGTCGACGGCCGCCTCGGGCAGACCGGTCAGCCCCAGGGGCCCCGCGAGCAGGTGGTGGATCGCGGGCTCGGACACGTTCAGGATCAGCAGCGAGCAGATCGTGATGCCCAGCTGACAGGTGGCGAGCATGAGCGTCGCGTGCTCCATGGCGTACAGCGCGGTCTTGGCCGCGCGCGAGCCGCGGTCCGCGAGCGGCTCCACCTGCGAGCGACGCGCCGAGATGACGGCGAACTCGGCACCGACGAAGAAGGCGTTGGCCACGAGGAGCACGACCAACCAGGCGATTCCTGCCCAATCGCTCATCGCTGGTCACCCCCCTTCGCCGCGCGCACGAGGTCGCCGATGTTCTCCTCCACCGGGTTCGCGGTGTACTGCACGCGGTCGACGCGGCGGCCGTCCATGCGGTTCACGGTCAGCACGCCGTCCTCGGTCTCGACGGTGTCGCCCACCGCGGGGATCCTCTCGAGCGCGGCCATGATGAAACCGCCCACGGTGTCGTACGCCTCGCCCTCGGGCACGCGTACTCCGGCGCGGTCGAGCGCCTCGTCGGGACGGAGGTCGCCGGGGAACGTCAGCGACACGGCGGTGCGGACCACGCCGGCGCGCGAGCGGTCGTGCTCGTCGAGCACCTCTCCCACGATCTCTTCGACGAGGTCCTCCAGCGTCACGATCCCGGCGGTGCCGCCGTACTCGTCGACGACGATGGCCATCTGGTAGCCGCGCGAGCGCAGCTCCGACACGAGGGCGTCGAGGTGCACCGTCTCGGGGACGCGCAGCGGTTCGGTCGCGAGCGCGGCCACCGGCACCTCCCCGCGCTTCTCGCGCGGCACGCCGATCGCGGCTTTGAGGTGCACGACGCCGACGATGTCGTCCATCGACTCGCCGTACACGGGGAACCGGCTGTGGCCGGTCCGTCGCGCGAGCTGCACGACGTCGTCGGTGGGGTCGCCCGCGGCGAGCGCGTGCACGCTCGGGCGGGGCGTCATGACGTCGGCCGCGCTGAGGCGCGCGAAGGTCAGGCTGCGATCCAGCAGCGACGCGGTGTCCTTCTCGAGCATTCCGGCGCTCGCCGAGCGCTTGACCAGGCTCGACAGCTCCTCAGCCGACCGGGCGCCCGACAGCTCTTCCTTGGGCTCGACGCCCATCGCGCGCAAGACGCCGTTGGCACTGCCGTTGAGCAGGACGATCGCGGGTTTGAACACCGCGGTGAAGGCGACCTGGAACGGGATGACGAGCTTCGCCGTCTGCCGGGGGATGGCGAGGGCGAAGTTCTTCGGCACCAGTTCACCGAGGATCATCGACAGGACGGTGGCGACACCGACGCCGATGACGGAGGCGACCGACACCGTGAGCGCCTCGGGCAGACCCCACGAGTCGAAGGCCGGCCGCAGCAGGTTCGAGATCGCCGGCTCCATCGTGTAACCGGTCAGAAGCGTCGTCAGGGTGATGCCCAACTGCGCGCTCGACAGGTGCGTCGAGGTGATGCGCAGCGCATCGATCGTGAGCGACAGGCGGGACTCGCCGGCTTCTCGTCGCGCCTCGAGGTCGGCGCGGTCGAGGTTGACGAGCGCGAACTCGCTCGCGACGAAGAGCCCGGTTCCCACAGTGAGCAGCAGCCCCACGCCCAGCATGACGTAATCCATCAGTCATCACCTCCGCTCGATCGGCGATCGGCGTCGGAGGGGGGTCGTTGGGGCCTGGGTCTACAACTGGGAGGGTCGTCCATCGTGCCGACGATTCTAGGGCAGCGCCGCACCTCTCGCGGCCGGTTCGTCGCGATCCGTCCCCCGTGCAGGATGAAGGGATGGATGCCACGATCCCGGCGCAGGCACGCGCCATGGCGGCCGAGTCGGCCGTCGTCCGCCGCTTCGTCCACCGCCACGGACCGGTGGCGTGGGCGCACGCCGCCGCGCCGGGGGTCCCGCGGGCCCGCACGTGGCACTACTGGTGGCACGCGCACCTGCTGCACGCGTTCAGCGACGCGCAGGATCACCGACCCGACCCGCGACGCGCCCGCCTCCTGCGCGAGCTGCACCGCGGCGTCACCCTCCGCACGCTGGGGCGGTGGACCACCCCGTTCTACGACGACGTCGCGTGGATGACCCTGGCCCTTCAGCGCCTCGACCTCGGGGACCGCCGCCTGGAACGTCTCGTCCGACGACTCGACGACGCGATCGACCCCGCCGTCGGGGCCCTCCCGTGGGCGGTGGGCAGCGACCTCTACAACGCGCCCGCCAACTCCCCCGCCGCGATCGCCCTGGCGTGGACGTCACGGCGCGGGTCGGCGGTCGACCTCGACGCGTGGGTCGCCGCCACCCTCGACGACCCGGAGACGGGCCTCGTCCGCGACGGCATCGAGCACGGCGTCGTCCGCTCCGAGCTGTGGACGTACAACCAGGGCGTCGCGATCGGCTCGGCCCTCGCGCTCGCCGAGGCGGCGCCCGATGCCGATTCCCGCGATGCGCACCTCGCGCGGGCGGCCGCCCTCGTCGACGCCGTCGAACGGTGGTGCGCCCCGGACGACGGCCTCTTCCCCGCCGCCGGAGGTGGGGACGGCGGTCTCTTCGCCGGCATCCTCGCCCGCTATCTCGCGGAGGCCGCCGTGTCGTTCGGGGACGCCCCCGCGGACGACCCGCGTCGAGCGGTCTCCGAGAGCGCGCGACGTCTGGTGCGCATCAACGCCGACGCCCTGTGGAGGGGCCGACGCGCCGATCTCTTCCCCGCCGACCCGCGGCGCACCGCGCACGCGGAGGGTGACGACCTCGACCTCTCGGTCCAGCTCGGCGCGTGGATCACGCTCGAAGCCGACGTCGCGGCGAGCGCGCTCACCAGCTGACGGGGAGCGCCTTTCCTTCTTCGTATCCGGCGGCGGACTGCAGGCCCACCCGTGCGCGCTCGTGGAACTCCGCCACCGTCGCCGCTCCCGCGTACGTGAACGAGGAGCGCACGCCCGAGGTGATCATGTCGAGCAGGTCCTCGAGACCGGGGCGCTGGGGGTCGAGGTAGATGCGCGAGGACGAGATGCCCTCGGCGAATAGCTCCTTGCGCGCGCGTTCGAAGGGATCGAGGCGACCGAAGCGCCCCTGCACGGCCTTCGTCGAGGCCATGCCCCACGACTCCTTGTAGACCCGCCCGCCTTCGTCGGTGCGCAAGCGCCCGGGAGACTCGATCGTGCCCGCGAACCACGAGCCGATCATGACGGATGCCGCGCCCGCCGCGAGCGCGAGGGCGACGTCGCGCGGGTAGCGCACCCCGCCGTCGGCCCAGACGTGCGCGCCGACGCTGCGCGCGGCCTCCGCCGTCTCGAGCACGGCCGAGAACTGCGGACGTCCGACCGCGGTCATCATGCGGGTCGTGCACATCGCGCCCGGTCCGACGCCGACCTTGAGGATCGACGCTCCGGCGTCGGTGAGATCGCGCACGCCCTCGGCGGTGACGACGTTGCCCGCGGCGATCGGGATGCCGAGATCCAGCGCCGCGACCTCGCGCAGCGCGCGGAGCATCTGCGCCTGGTGACCGTGCGCCGTGTCGACGACGAGCACGTCGACCCCGGCCGCGGCCAGCGCCCGAGCCTTGCCCGCGACGTCGCCGTTGACTCCGACGGCGGCGGCCACGATCAGACGCCCGTCGGCGTCGACGGCCGGACGGTAGACGGAGTCGCGCAGCGCGCTCCGCGCGGAGAGGGTTCCCACGACGCGGTCGCCATCCACGACCGCGACGATGTCCGCCTCGCCCACGAGGGCGAAGATCTCGCGCGGATCACCGACCCGGGCCACCTCGACCAGCGGGGCGTCGGTGCGCGCGATGTCGCCGAGGGTGGCATCCGGGAGCGCGGTCGCCAGGCGCGGGGCCGGCACGATCCCCCGGAAGTCCGTGAGGGCGATGACCCCGTCTTCGCGCGCTTCGGCGACGACGATCCCGCGACCCGGCACCGGGGGAAGCACCAGGCGCGCGTCGGCGACCGTGGCGGACGGCGGGAGGACCAGCGGAGCGTCCCACGCGACGGGCTGCGCCTTCACCCTCCCGACCGCGTCCACGAGGTCGGGTAGCGCCAGGTCCTGGGGGAGGACGCCGAGACCGCCGCGGCGCGCCAGGGTCGCGGCCAGACGCGTCCCCGTGACCGAGTTCATGTTGGCCGAGACGAGCGGCAGCGTCGCTCCGCTGCCGTCGCCCGGCGCGAGGTCGACGTCGAGGCGGCTGCGCACCTCGGAATGGCGCGGGACGAGGAAGACGTCCGAGTAGGTCAGATCGACATCGGGCTGAGCACCGGAGAACTCCATGGCATCCACCTCACCACATCGGGGGAATGGAAAGACCCGGAAGCCGTCCAGAAACCTCGGCTAGGGTTGAGAGGGTGCGTGACGGCGACGTCGCGTGCATTCCACAGGAATCTTCATCGAGGAAAGCAGGCGATCGACTGTGTCGAGCCAGGTGACGGGCGTCGGTACTTCGAACGAGGGCGAGTTCGGCGCGAACGAGTGGCTCGTAGACGAACTCTACGAACAGTTCAAAGTCGACAAGCACTCCGTGGACAAGGCCTGGTGGCCGATTCTGGAGGCGTACCACCCGGTCGTCGACGAATCCGCCGCGGCCGGCAGTCCCCCGTCCGCTCCCGCGGCCGAGCCGAAGCCCGTGACAGCCCCCATTCCCGTCGTCGGTCAGACACCCGTGGCCCGCACCACGACGAAGCCCGCCAAGCCGCAGCCGATTCCGGCGCAGGCTCCCACGGCTGCTCCCTCGGCCGGTTCGGAGAGCACCGAGGAAGACCGCGTGACGGTCCTGAAGGGGATGCCGAAGGCCCTGGCATCCAATATGGACGACTCGCTGACGGTCCCCACCGCGACGAGCGTGCGCACCATCCCCGCGAAGCTGATGATCGACAACCGCATCGTCATCAACAACCACATGTCGCGCACCCGCGGCGGCAAGGTGAGCTTCACGCACCTCATCGGGTGGGCGCTGATCCAGGCGCTCAAGGAGTTCCCGAGCCAGAACGTCTACTACGCCGAGATCGACGGCAAGCCCTCGGTCGTGGCTCCCGCGCACATCAACCTGGGCATCGCGATCGACATGCCCAAGCCCGACGGCTCCCGCGCGTTGCTGGTGCCCAGCATCAAGCGCGCCGACACGCTGACGTTCGGCGAGTTCCTCGCCTCCTACGAAGACCTCGTGCGTCGCGCCCGCAACAACAAGCTGACGCCGGCCGACTTCCAGGGCACGACGATCTCGCTGACCAACCCCGGCGGCATCGGCACCGTCCACTCGGTCCCCCGCCTCATGCGCGGTCAGGGAGCGATCATCGGCGCCGGCGCGCTCGACTACCCCGCCGAGTTCCAGGGCTCCAGCGCGAAGACGCTCAACGAGCTCGCGATCGGCAAGACGATCACCCTGACCAGCACGTATGACCACCGCGTCATCCAGGGTGCCGGCTCGGGCGAGTTCCTCAAGAAGGTGCACGAGCTGCTCATCGGGCAGCGCGGCTTCTACGACGACATCTTCGCGGCGCTGCGCATCCCGTACGCGCCGATCCACTGGGCCGCCGACATCAACGTCGACGTCTCGGAGCGCATCGACAAGAGCGCGCGCGTCCAGGAACTGATCAACTCGTACCGCGTGCGCGGCCACCTCATGGCCGACATCGACCCGCTCGAGTACGTGCAGCGCACGCACCCCGACCTCGAGATCGAGTCGCACGGGCTGACGTTCTGGGACCTCGACCGCGAGTTCGTCACGGGCGGTCTGGGCGATCGGCGCGTCGCCAAGCTGCGCGACATCCTCGGCGTCCTGCGCGACTCGTACTGCCGCACCATCGGCGTCGAGTACATGCACATCCAGGATCCGATCCAGCGCAAGTGGTTCCAGAGCAACGTCGAGGTCAAGTACATCAAGCCCGGCCACGACGAGCAGCTCCGCATCCTGTCGAAGCTGAACCAGGCCGAGGCGTTCGAGACGTTCCTGCAGACCAAGTACGTCGGCCAGAAGCGTTTCAGCCTCGAGGGCGGCGAGTCGCTCATCCCGCTGCTCGACCAGATCCTGCAGGGTGCGGCCTCCAAGGGCCTCGACGGCGCCGCGATCGGCATGGCCCACCGCGGTCGCCTCAACGTGCTGACCAACATCGGCGGCAAGACCTACGGCCAGGTGTTCCGCGAGTTCGAGGGCGCTGTCGCGATCGGCAGCAAGCGCGGCTCGGGCGACGTGAAGTACCACCTCGGCACCGAGGGCACCTTCGTCGGCGACAACGGTGAAGAGCTCCCCGTCTACCTCGCGGCCAACCCCTCGCACCTCGAGACCGTCGACGGCGTGCTCGAGGGCATCGTGCGGGCCAAGCAGGACCGCAAGCCCATCGGCAGCTTCTCGTGGCTGCCCATCCTCGTGCACGGCGACGCCGCGTTCGCGGGTCAGGGCGTCGTGGTCGAGACGCTGCAGATGTCGCAGCTGCGCGGCTACCGCACCGGTGGCACGATCCACGTCGTGGTGAACAACCAGGTCGGCTTCACCACCACGCCCACGGACGCTCGGACCTCGGTGTACGCCACCGATGTCGCCAAGACGATCCAGGCGCCCGTGCTCCACGTGAACGGCGACGACCCGGAGGCCGTCGTCCGCGCGGCGGAGCTGGCGTTCCTGTACCGCGAGGAGTTCCACCGCGACGTCGTGATCGATCTCGTCTGCTACCGCCGCCGCGGTCACAACGAGGGCGACGACCCCTCGATGACGCAGCCGCTGATGACGAACCTCATCGAGGCGAAGCGCTCCGTCCGGCGCCTGTACACCGAGGCCCTCGTCGGCCGCGGCGACATCACCGAAGACGAGTACGAGCAGGCGAAACAGGACTTCCAGAACCGTCTCGAGGTCGCCTTCGCCGACACGCACGAGGCCGAGACGGGCACCAACCCGGTCGTCTCGACCGAGGCGGCCGACGAGGTTCCGACGGGTGCGCCCGAGACGACCGGTGTCTCCCGCGAGGTCGTGCACCACATCGGTGACGCCTTCGTGAACAAGCCCGACGGCTTCACCGTGCACAACAAGCTCCAGCAGCTGCTCGAGAAGCGTTTCGACATGAGCCGCAACGGCGGCATCGACTGGGCGTTCGGCGAGCTGCTCGCCTTCGGGTCTGTCCTCATGGAGGGCACGCCCGTCCGTCTCGCGGGTCAGGACTCGCGCCGCGGCACGTTCGTGCAGCGCCACTCCGTGCTGCACGACCGCAAGAACGGCCAGGAGTGGCTGCCGCTCGCGAACCTCAGCGAGAACCAGGGCCGCTTCTGGGTCTACGACTCGCTGCTGAGCGAGTACGCCGCGATGGCATTCGAGTACGGCTACTCGGTCGAGCGCTCCGACGCGCTCGTGCTGTGGGAAGCGCAGTTCGGCGACTTCGCCAACGGTGCGCAGTCGGTCATCGACGAGTTCATCTCCTCGGCCGACCAGAAGTGGGCGCAGCAGTCGAGCGTCGTGCTGCTGCTCCCCCACGGCTACGAGGGCCAAGGACCCGACCACTCGTCGGCGCGCATCGAGCGCTACCTGCAGATGTGCGCGCAGGACAACATGATCGTCGCGCGTCCCTCGACCCCCGCGTCGTACTTCCACCTCCTGCGTCGTCAGGCGTACCAGCGCCCCCGCCGGCCGCTCATCGTCTTCACGCCGAAGGCCATGCTGCGACTGCGCGGCGCGACGAGCCCGGTCGAGGACTTCCTCGAGGGCCGCTTCGAGCCGGTCCTCGACGACGACCGCGGTCTCGACGCCGGCGCCGTCACCCGCGTGCTCCTGCACGCGGGCAAGATCCACTGGGATCTGCGGGCCGAACTCGACAAGAACCCGAACCCCGAGATCGCCCTCGTGCGCCTGGAGCAGTACTACCCGGCGCCGATCGACGAACTCAACCGGGTTCTCGCGACCTACCCGAACGCCGAGCTGGTCTGGGTTCAGGACGAGCCCGAGAACCAGGGTGCGTGGCCGTTCATCGCCCTCGAGGTCGATGACAAGCTCGGTCGCCCGATCCGCGTCATCTCGCGCGCGGCCGCCGCATCGACGGCGACCGGCTCCCCGAAGGTGCACGCGAACGAGCACGCCGAGATCATGAAGGCCGCGCTCGCGCGCTGATCCTCCCCACGAGAAAGGCCCGGTCCGACGATGTCGGTCCGGACCTTTCTCGTTCCGTCGGTGCGGAGGGTCAGGATGCCGGCGGCGCCAGGCCGAGGACCGGCGCCAGCACGGGGAGGGAGTAGGCGAGGCTCGCGTCGAGCGCCTCGCCGGTATGCCCCGCTCCCTCGACGACGTACGTGACGACGGTGAATCCGGCGGCCTGGGCAGCGTCCGCGTTCGCCTTCTGTCCGGGCCCGTAGGTGGTGTCCAGGCTCCCCCACGTGAAGATGGCCAGGTGACCGGTGTAACTGCCGGCCGGCGCCGCCCCCATGATGACCGA
This portion of the Microbacterium testaceum StLB037 genome encodes:
- a CDS encoding ADP-dependent NAD(P)H-hydrate dehydratase, with the protein product MTAKEWTGEDASHALRRPTALDDKYSRGVVGLRTGSARYPGAAMLGVEAAWRTGTGMVRYLGPERAQDLVLQRRPETVTADGRVQAWVIGSGTDAAERDAAETAALRGILNGDLPVVVDAGALDLVVGAAAPVVVTPHARELDRLRADLGLSRADATDDAAREEAALETAAALGGVVLLKGAVTIVATGDGWVRRVGAGTPWLATAGTGDVLAGVLGAVTAGAVAADRRGLDDLAACAATAAWLHGTAGRVASGISGGEGGPITALDVAEALPRVVAGVLSDSIG
- a CDS encoding NADH:flavin oxidoreductase/NADH oxidase — its product is MSTLFTPLSVRGIETRNRLWVSPMCQYSATDGMPNDWHHVHLAQFAAGGAGLVIAEATAVSPEGRISPDDVGLWNDPQAEAWAPVVAAIRARGSVAGVQLGHAGRKASTTSPLTGGRGSVAPADGGWTTVAPSALAYDSFAAPVALDTAGIEKVVTDFADAARRAVAAGFEVIEVHAAHGYLLHQFLSPLTNHRDDAYGGSFENRVRLVVRVTEAVRAAAPDAAVFVRFSATDAAEGGWDLADTVAAARLVAAAGADLIDVSSGGLVPEQHIVPGPGYQVDYAATIRRETGLLVAAVGMIDDPTFGEQILADGRADAILSGREWLRDPHYALRAAAALGAPVPAPAQYVRAY
- a CDS encoding hemolysin family protein, which codes for MSDWAGIAWLVVLLVANAFFVGAEFAVISARRSQVEPLADRGSRAAKTALYAMEHATLMLATCQLGITICSLLILNVSEPAIHHLLAGPLGLTGLPEAAVDIAAFIVALLVVSYLHVVFGEMVPKNLAFSLPDRAVLMLAPPLVAVSKAFYPIIVALNWTANHVLRLFRVEPKDEAASTFTLDEVATIVNQSRREGVLDDSAGTVTAVVEFTEKKAADIAVPMAQLVTLPERTTPGEIERAVAQHGYSRYVIVDEAGHPTGYVHLKDVLRAADGSDADMARPIPSKRIHHMVSVLETTDLEDALALMRRSGRHLAQVRDEAGDVRAVLFLEDVIEELVGEVQDATARRRFA
- a CDS encoding hemolysin family protein, translated to MDYVMLGVGLLLTVGTGLFVASEFALVNLDRADLEARREAGESRLSLTIDALRITSTHLSSAQLGITLTTLLTGYTMEPAISNLLRPAFDSWGLPEALTVSVASVIGVGVATVLSMILGELVPKNFALAIPRQTAKLVIPFQVAFTAVFKPAIVLLNGSANGVLRAMGVEPKEELSGARSAEELSSLVKRSASAGMLEKDTASLLDRSLTFARLSAADVMTPRPSVHALAAGDPTDDVVQLARRTGHSRFPVYGESMDDIVGVVHLKAAIGVPREKRGEVPVAALATEPLRVPETVHLDALVSELRSRGYQMAIVVDEYGGTAGIVTLEDLVEEIVGEVLDEHDRSRAGVVRTAVSLTFPGDLRPDEALDRAGVRVPEGEAYDTVGGFIMAALERIPAVGDTVETEDGVLTVNRMDGRRVDRVQYTANPVEENIGDLVRAAKGGDQR
- a CDS encoding glycoside hydrolase family 76 protein, producing the protein MDATIPAQARAMAAESAVVRRFVHRHGPVAWAHAAAPGVPRARTWHYWWHAHLLHAFSDAQDHRPDPRRARLLRELHRGVTLRTLGRWTTPFYDDVAWMTLALQRLDLGDRRLERLVRRLDDAIDPAVGALPWAVGSDLYNAPANSPAAIALAWTSRRGSAVDLDAWVAATLDDPETGLVRDGIEHGVVRSELWTYNQGVAIGSALALAEAAPDADSRDAHLARAAALVDAVERWCAPDDGLFPAAGGGDGGLFAGILARYLAEAAVSFGDAPADDPRRAVSESARRLVRINADALWRGRRADLFPADPRRTAHAEGDDLDLSVQLGAWITLEADVAASALTS
- a CDS encoding GuaB1 family IMP dehydrogenase-related protein, coding for MEFSGAQPDVDLTYSDVFLVPRHSEVRSRLDVDLAPGDGSGATLPLVSANMNSVTGTRLAATLARRGGLGVLPQDLALPDLVDAVGRVKAQPVAWDAPLVLPPSATVADARLVLPPVPGRGIVVAEAREDGVIALTDFRGIVPAPRLATALPDATLGDIARTDAPLVEVARVGDPREIFALVGEADIVAVVDGDRVVGTLSARSALRDSVYRPAVDADGRLIVAAAVGVNGDVAGKARALAAAGVDVLVVDTAHGHQAQMLRALREVAALDLGIPIAAGNVVTAEGVRDLTDAGASILKVGVGPGAMCTTRMMTAVGRPQFSAVLETAEAARSVGAHVWADGGVRYPRDVALALAAGAASVMIGSWFAGTIESPGRLRTDEGGRVYKESWGMASTKAVQGRFGRLDPFERARKELFAEGISSSRIYLDPQRPGLEDLLDMITSGVRSSFTYAGAATVAEFHERARVGLQSAAGYEEGKALPVSW
- a CDS encoding multifunctional oxoglutarate decarboxylase/oxoglutarate dehydrogenase thiamine pyrophosphate-binding subunit/dihydrolipoyllysine-residue succinyltransferase subunit, which produces MSSQVTGVGTSNEGEFGANEWLVDELYEQFKVDKHSVDKAWWPILEAYHPVVDESAAAGSPPSAPAAEPKPVTAPIPVVGQTPVARTTTKPAKPQPIPAQAPTAAPSAGSESTEEDRVTVLKGMPKALASNMDDSLTVPTATSVRTIPAKLMIDNRIVINNHMSRTRGGKVSFTHLIGWALIQALKEFPSQNVYYAEIDGKPSVVAPAHINLGIAIDMPKPDGSRALLVPSIKRADTLTFGEFLASYEDLVRRARNNKLTPADFQGTTISLTNPGGIGTVHSVPRLMRGQGAIIGAGALDYPAEFQGSSAKTLNELAIGKTITLTSTYDHRVIQGAGSGEFLKKVHELLIGQRGFYDDIFAALRIPYAPIHWAADINVDVSERIDKSARVQELINSYRVRGHLMADIDPLEYVQRTHPDLEIESHGLTFWDLDREFVTGGLGDRRVAKLRDILGVLRDSYCRTIGVEYMHIQDPIQRKWFQSNVEVKYIKPGHDEQLRILSKLNQAEAFETFLQTKYVGQKRFSLEGGESLIPLLDQILQGAASKGLDGAAIGMAHRGRLNVLTNIGGKTYGQVFREFEGAVAIGSKRGSGDVKYHLGTEGTFVGDNGEELPVYLAANPSHLETVDGVLEGIVRAKQDRKPIGSFSWLPILVHGDAAFAGQGVVVETLQMSQLRGYRTGGTIHVVVNNQVGFTTTPTDARTSVYATDVAKTIQAPVLHVNGDDPEAVVRAAELAFLYREEFHRDVVIDLVCYRRRGHNEGDDPSMTQPLMTNLIEAKRSVRRLYTEALVGRGDITEDEYEQAKQDFQNRLEVAFADTHEAETGTNPVVSTEAADEVPTGAPETTGVSREVVHHIGDAFVNKPDGFTVHNKLQQLLEKRFDMSRNGGIDWAFGELLAFGSVLMEGTPVRLAGQDSRRGTFVQRHSVLHDRKNGQEWLPLANLSENQGRFWVYDSLLSEYAAMAFEYGYSVERSDALVLWEAQFGDFANGAQSVIDEFISSADQKWAQQSSVVLLLPHGYEGQGPDHSSARIERYLQMCAQDNMIVARPSTPASYFHLLRRQAYQRPRRPLIVFTPKAMLRLRGATSPVEDFLEGRFEPVLDDDRGLDAGAVTRVLLHAGKIHWDLRAELDKNPNPEIALVRLEQYYPAPIDELNRVLATYPNAELVWVQDEPENQGAWPFIALEVDDKLGRPIRVISRAAAASTATGSPKVHANEHAEIMKAALAR